Proteins encoded together in one Anguilla anguilla isolate fAngAng1 chromosome 9, fAngAng1.pri, whole genome shotgun sequence window:
- the LOC118236326 gene encoding ADP-ribosylation factor-like protein 3, translating to MGEVQKGLFSVIQKLKGTTERELRIVLLGLDNAGKTTLLKRLASEDVNTITPTQGFNIKSVTSYGMKLNVWDIGGQRKIRMFWKKYLENTDLLIYVIDSADKKRFEETGLELSELIDEENMKGVPVLIFANKQDLATASPASEIAEGLNLHTYRDRKWQIQACSALSGEGVQDGMNWISCNIVNAKKAT from the exons ATGGGAGAGGTTCAAAAG GGtttgttttcagtcattcagaagcTGAAGGGGACTACAGAACGGGAATTAAGGATAGTGCTTCTGGGCCTGGACAATGCTGGCAAAACAACCCTCCTGAAGAGGCTTGCCTCGGAAGATGTCAACACAATCACGCCAACACAG GGCTTCAACATAAAAAGTGTGACCTCCTATGGTATGAAATTGAATGTGTGGGATATTGGGGGACAGAGAAAGATCCGGATGTTCTGGAAGAAATACTTGGAGAACACTGATTTGTTG ATCTACGTCATAGACAGTGCTGACAAAAAGCGTTTTGAAGAGACAGGGCTG GAGCTCTCGGAGCTGATTGACGAGGAGAACATGAAGGGCGTGCCCGTGCTCATCTTTGCCAATAAGCAGGACCTCGCCACGGCGTCACCGGCCAGTGAGATTGCCGAGGGACTGAACCTGCACACGTACCGGGACCGCAAATGGCAGATCCAGGCCTGCTCGGCACTGTCAGGGGAGGGCGTGCAG GATGGCATGAATTGGATTTCCTGCAACattgtaaatgcaaaaaaagcaaCCTAA